One window from the genome of Anolis sagrei isolate rAnoSag1 chromosome 4, rAnoSag1.mat, whole genome shotgun sequence encodes:
- the RBL1 gene encoding retinoblastoma-like protein 1 isoform X3, with protein MNRVKEIGEIFCQNYTRSTDDQPGSHIDFAVNRLKLAEILYYKILETIMVQEMRRLHGKDMSALLEQDIFHCSLLACCLEIVLFAYSSPRTFPWIIEVLNLRPFYFYKVIEVLIRSEEGLSRDMVKHLNSIEEQILESLAWTKDSALWDALQASENKAPTCEEVIFPCNFEIGNGVRGLGHLPMIPVSPIVHPRVKEVRTDLGGNIRRDMQTLSPISVHDRYSSPMAGSAKRRLFGDESPREKFSEKKLTEGTRLKIAPVSNFIDENVSVSPEQTVFSMATASVTGNKMTIPLHGIANDTGGITLIPISINVSEESKMDCHGQVPLSAQALLNMSPGQHHMAQTQEVYPASGSRPKKTGSLALFFRKVYHLASVRLRDLCLKLDVSNELRRKIWTCFEFTLVHCTDLMKDRHLDQLLLCAFYIMAKVSKEERTFQDIMKSYRNQPQANSHVYRSVLLKKMPTEAALDIKKEEMSEEDSRDMEEEERGDLIKFYNTIYLEKVKNFALKYDASSHDHVVEAPPLSPFPSIKQQPVSPRRISQQHSVYVSPHKNGACTTPKAALLYKFNGSPSKSLKEINNMIKQEGQRPKKRAISVDSDTESPAKRMCQENDDVLLKRLQDVVSERANH; from the exons GCTCTTTTAGAGCAAGATATTTTCCATTGTTCCCTCTTGGCATGTTGTTTAGAGATTGTGCTGTTTGCATACAGTTCACCACGAACTTTCCCCTGGATCATTGAAGTTCTTAACCTCAGGCCATTCTATTTCTATAAG GTGATTGAAGTTTTGATTCGATCAGAAGAAGGACTTTCTCGAGACATGGTGAAACATCTGAACAGCATTGAGGAACAAATTCTTGAAAGCCTCGCATGGACCAAGGACTCTGCCCTGTGGGATGCCCTCCAAGCGTCTGAAAACAAGGCTCCTACCTGTGAAGAA GTAATATTTCCATGTAATTTTGAAATAGGGAATGGAGTCAGAGGACTAGGACATCTTCCCATGATTCCAGTGTCTCCTATAGTGCATCCACGAGTAAAAGAGGTTCGGACAGATCTTGGAGGAAATATTAGACGGG ATATGCAGACATTGTCTCCAATCTCTGTTCATGATCGCTATAGTTCTCCTATGGCTGGAAGTGCTAAGAGAAGACTTTTTGGGGATGAAAGCCCAAGAGAaaaattttcagaaaaaaagctcACTGAAGGGACCAGGCTGAAAATTGCCCCAGTTTCAAACTTTATTGATGAAAATGTGTCTGTCTCACCTGAACAGACAGTTTTCAGCATGGCAACAGCTTCAGTAACAGGAAATAAAATGACAATTCCATTGCATG GTATTGCAAATGATACAGGAGGGATAACTTTGATACCCATTTCAATCAATGTATCTGAAGAATCGAAAATGGACTGCCATGGACAAGTGCCCCTAAGCGCTCAGGCTCTATTGAACATGTCCCCCGGACAACATCATATGGCTCAAACCCAAGAGGTTTATCCTGCATCAGGAAGTAGACCAAAGAAAACTGGATCTCTGGCACTGTTTTTCAGAAAG GTGTATCATCTTGCAAGTGTGCGGTTACGTGATCTTTGCCTAAAATTGGATGTTTCTAATGAGTTACGCAGGAAGATATGGACGTGTTTTGAATTCACATTAGTTCATTGTACTGATCTTATGAAAGACAGGCATTTGGATCAGCTCCTCCTCTGTGCTTTTTACATCATGGCAAAG GTCTCTAAAGAAGAAAGAACTTTCCAGGACATAATGAAAAGCTATAGAAACCAACCACAAGCAAATAGTCAT GTCTACAGAAGTGTCTTATTGAAAAAAATGCCCACAGAGGCAGCATTAgatattaaaaaagaagaaatgtcAGAAGAAG ATTCCAGAGatatggaagaggaagaaagaggagatcTAATTAAATTTTATAATACCATCTACTTAGAAAAAGTGAAAAACTTTGCACTGAAATATGATGCTTCCAGCCATGATCATGTG GTGGAGGCACCTCCGCTTTCCCCGTTCCCAAGCATTAAACAGCAACCAGTCTCTCCTCGACGGATATCTCAGCAACACTCTGTTTATGTTTCACCGCATAAGAATGGTGCTTGCACAACACCTAAGGCTGCACTATTATATAAATTTAATGGAAGCCCTTCCAAG AGTTTGAAGGAAATCAACAATATGATAAAACAAGAAGGGCAAAGACCTAAGAAGAGAGCCATATCTGTTGACAGTGACACAGAATCACCAGCAAAGAGAATGTGTCAGGAAAATGATGATGTTTTACTTAAACGTCTTCAGGATGTGGTCAGTGAAAGAGCAAATCACTAG